From a region of the bacterium genome:
- a CDS encoding SDR family oxidoreductase, with protein sequence MRPWALILGASSGFGKATALEFSKRGVNIIGIHLDRKQTMKEVEELISRIEKNGTIAKFYNINAADHESMNKVLDDVKSFFENEQKGDHIKVLMHSLAFGTLKKFIAEDETEMINKNQLEMTLDVMANTLVYWVQGCFKRKLFGPNARIFAMTSSGDQRVMPYYGAVSAAKAAIESYIRQLALELAPYGITANSIKAGVTDTPALRKIPGHEELIELALKKNPNKRLTTPEDVAKAIVALSNEDLYWMTGNVINVDGGEDITG encoded by the coding sequence ATGAGACCTTGGGCATTAATACTTGGTGCTTCCAGCGGATTTGGAAAGGCAACCGCCCTCGAATTTTCAAAAAGGGGTGTAAATATAATAGGCATTCACTTAGATAGAAAACAGACAATGAAAGAGGTTGAAGAGCTTATCTCACGAATAGAGAAAAACGGCACAATTGCTAAATTCTACAACATAAACGCTGCAGATCATGAATCAATGAATAAAGTACTTGACGATGTTAAGAGCTTTTTTGAAAACGAGCAAAAGGGCGACCATATAAAGGTTCTGATGCATTCCCTCGCCTTCGGGACTCTGAAAAAGTTCATAGCTGAAGATGAGACAGAAATGATAAATAAAAATCAGCTGGAGATGACCCTTGATGTAATGGCAAACACTTTAGTTTATTGGGTTCAGGGTTGTTTCAAAAGAAAACTCTTTGGGCCTAATGCTCGGATCTTTGCTATGACTAGCTCAGGTGATCAAAGGGTGATGCCATATTATGGAGCAGTCTCAGCAGCAAAGGCTGCCATTGAGTCTTATATCAGACAGCTTGCCCTTGAGCTTGCTCCCTACGGAATAACCGCAAATTCAATTAAGGCCGGAGTTACTGATACTCCTGCATTGAGAAAAATTCCCGGGCACGAGGAACTAATAGAACTTGCCTTGAAGAAGAATCCCAATAAGAGGTTAACGACGCCTGAAGACGTTGCTAAGGCAATCGTTGCTCTCAGCAATGAGGACCTCTACTGGATGACAGGTAATGTAATTAACGTAGATGGAGGAGAGGATAT
- a CDS encoding CTP synthase yields the protein MVKYIFITGGVVSGLGKGITTASIGMLLKSRGFRVQPLKFDPYLNVDPGTMSPFQHGEVFVTEDGAETDLDLGHYERFLDENLSRENNVTAGQLYYSIIENEREGKYLGGTVQVVPHLTDEIKKRIKKLATEGVDIVIVEIGGTVGDIESLPFLEAIRQMRLEEGSYNTLFVHVTLVPFLKASEELKTKPTQHSVQKLREIGIQPDIIICRTEKPLGEDVVKKIALFSNVPEKDVIEARDTETIYEVPIMLYNQNLDLEIMSKLHLRGKEPDLKKWIDFIKNFEQPAEEVTLAFIGKYVKLKDAYKSIIEALNHASSYLRTRVNTIFIESEDLERGSPDIIFSGVNGILVGPGFGERGIEGKIVAAKFARERKIPYFGICLGMQIAVIEFARNVLNLNKAHSTEFDPHTPYPVITILPDKSNTTAMGGTLRRGAYPCIIKENTLAHKIYNTREIYERHRHRYEFNPEYLDIFEKGGFIPSGISPDGRLVEIFEYKEHPFFIGVQFHPEFKSRPLRPHPIFLKFVEAMKKHKGGLL from the coding sequence ATGGTTAAATATATTTTCATAACAGGTGGCGTTGTATCAGGCTTAGGTAAGGGAATTACAACGGCATCCATTGGCATGCTTCTTAAATCAAGAGGATTTAGGGTTCAACCCCTAAAATTTGACCCATATTTAAATGTAGACCCCGGAACCATGAGCCCCTTTCAACACGGTGAAGTATTTGTAACGGAGGACGGTGCAGAAACCGACTTAGACCTGGGGCATTACGAAAGATTTCTTGACGAAAACTTATCAAGAGAAAATAATGTTACAGCGGGACAGTTATATTACTCAATAATAGAAAACGAGCGAGAAGGGAAGTATCTTGGCGGAACCGTTCAAGTTGTTCCTCACCTTACAGACGAGATTAAAAAAAGAATTAAAAAATTAGCCACAGAAGGGGTCGATATAGTTATTGTTGAAATAGGAGGCACGGTTGGAGATATTGAAAGTCTTCCATTTCTTGAAGCAATAAGGCAAATGAGACTGGAAGAAGGCTCTTATAACACCCTTTTTGTTCACGTAACTCTCGTGCCGTTTCTCAAGGCTTCAGAAGAACTCAAAACAAAACCCACTCAACATAGTGTTCAAAAATTGAGAGAGATAGGAATTCAACCCGATATAATAATCTGCCGAACTGAAAAACCATTAGGAGAAGATGTGGTTAAGAAGATTGCCCTATTTTCAAATGTACCAGAAAAAGATGTTATAGAAGCCAGAGATACTGAGACAATATACGAAGTCCCCATAATGCTTTACAATCAAAATTTAGACTTAGAAATAATGTCAAAACTTCACTTACGAGGTAAAGAGCCTGACCTTAAAAAATGGATTGATTTTATTAAAAATTTTGAACAGCCAGCTGAAGAGGTTACTCTCGCTTTTATTGGAAAATATGTCAAATTAAAAGATGCGTATAAATCAATCATTGAAGCATTGAATCATGCATCATCTTACCTGAGAACTCGAGTGAATACAATCTTTATTGAATCGGAAGATCTTGAAAGGGGTAGTCCCGACATAATATTTTCGGGTGTGAATGGCATTCTTGTAGGGCCTGGTTTCGGTGAGAGGGGAATCGAAGGAAAAATCGTAGCTGCAAAGTTTGCGAGAGAGCGAAAAATCCCATATTTTGGGATATGCCTTGGTATGCAAATTGCGGTTATTGAATTTGCTCGCAATGTTTTGAACCTTAATAAAGCCCATTCGACCGAATTTGATCCCCATACCCCATACCCTGTGATTACTATTTTACCAGATAAAAGCAATACCACTGCTATGGGTGGGACTTTAAGACGCGGAGCTTACCCCTGCATAATCAAGGAAAACACGCTCGCTCACAAAATTTATAACACCAGAGAAATCTATGAAAGGCATCGACACAGGTACGAATTTAATCCCGAATACCTTGACATTTTTGAAAAGGGTGGCTTTATTCCTTCTGGGATTTCTCCAGATGGAAGGCTGGTTGAAATTTTTGAATACAAAGAACACCCATTTTTCATAGGGGTCCAGTTCCACCCAGAATTTAAGTCGAGACCTTTACGACCCCATCCAATATTTTTAAAATTTGTTGAAGCAATGAAGAAACATAAGGGAGGTTTACTATGA